Proteins encoded within one genomic window of Desulfuromonas acetoxidans DSM 684:
- a CDS encoding NAD-dependent epimerase/dehydratase family protein — protein MPQLNEKRIFITGIAGFLGSHIAERCLAEGYSVAGCDNLIGGYLDNVPHGAAFHQIDCNDFASLAPLLKDVEVVYHCAATAYEGLSVFSPHLVTSNVVTATTGVVSAAAAGGVRRFVLCSSMARYGTNQVPFTEDMIPAPQDPYGIAKWSAERLLANIAETHGMEWVVAVPHNIIGPRQRYDDPYRNVAAIFINLMLQGRQPYIYGGGHQKRCFSYVSDVVDPLLRMATDDRCVAEVINIGPDDEFVTINELAAMIARLLDFDLQPNRIDGRPQEVLFANCSADKARRLLDYQPKVKLEEGLAVMIDWIKSRGPRPFLHNVELEIDGPLAPKTWSKKIL, from the coding sequence ATGCCTCAATTGAACGAAAAACGAATTTTCATTACCGGTATCGCAGGCTTTTTAGGAAGTCATATTGCGGAACGCTGTCTGGCCGAAGGCTACAGCGTTGCGGGATGTGATAACCTGATCGGTGGTTATCTGGACAATGTCCCGCACGGCGCTGCGTTTCATCAAATCGACTGCAACGATTTTGCCTCGCTGGCCCCTCTGCTCAAAGATGTCGAGGTCGTCTACCATTGCGCCGCTACAGCTTATGAAGGCCTCTCCGTTTTCAGCCCGCATCTGGTCACTAGCAATGTCGTCACCGCTACCACAGGCGTTGTTTCCGCAGCAGCAGCCGGGGGCGTGAGGCGCTTCGTGCTCTGTTCGTCTATGGCTCGGTACGGCACCAATCAGGTTCCGTTTACCGAGGATATGATCCCGGCTCCTCAAGACCCTTACGGCATCGCGAAATGGAGCGCGGAACGGCTGCTGGCCAATATTGCCGAAACGCACGGTATGGAATGGGTGGTGGCGGTTCCGCACAATATTATCGGGCCTCGGCAGCGCTACGACGATCCTTATCGCAACGTGGCGGCCATTTTCATCAACCTGATGTTGCAGGGGCGGCAACCCTATATCTACGGCGGGGGCCATCAAAAGCGTTGTTTCAGTTATGTCTCCGATGTGGTCGATCCGCTGCTGCGGATGGCCACAGACGACCGCTGTGTCGCAGAGGTGATCAATATCGGCCCCGACGATGAGTTTGTCACCATCAACGAGCTCGCCGCCATGATCGCCCGGTTGCTCGATTTTGATCTGCAGCCGAACCGGATCGATGGACGCCCTCAGGAGGTTTTGTTTGCCAACTGCAGCGCCGACAAAGCCCGGCGACTGCTCGATTACCAGCCCAAGGTGAAACTGGAAGAGGGCTTGGCCGTGATGATCGACTGGATCAAATCGCGCGGACCGCGTCCCTTTTTACATAATGTGGAGCTGGAAATAGACGGGCCGCTCGCGCCGAAAACCTGGTCGAAGAAAATCCTGTGA
- a CDS encoding BrnT family toxin, which translates to MSNFLWEEHDFRVIIGSTTIDFDPEKEEKNRKTHKYSLLSAVYFLERVILPVPQPPYISRVALSNKDEIRHEHMTVDSEGNVVFFVSTMREKETVRVISLRRASSEERKVFKYFTGFEEKKA; encoded by the coding sequence ATGAGTAATTTTCTGTGGGAAGAGCATGATTTCAGAGTAATCATTGGTTCAACCACGATTGATTTTGATCCTGAAAAAGAAGAAAAAAATAGAAAAACACATAAATATTCGTTATTGAGCGCAGTCTATTTTCTTGAAAGGGTCATTCTTCCAGTCCCGCAACCACCCTACATTTCAAGGGTTGCGCTGAGTAATAAAGACGAAATCAGGCATGAGCATATGACCGTTGACAGTGAAGGGAATGTTGTCTTTTTCGTCTCCACAATGCGTGAAAAAGAAACAGTTCGAGTCATCTCGTTAAGAAGAGCATCATCTGAAGAAAGAAAAGTATTTAAGTATTTTACGGGATTTGAAGAGAAAAAGGCCTAG